From Chryseobacterium joostei, the proteins below share one genomic window:
- a CDS encoding CPBP family intramembrane glutamic endopeptidase, which yields MRINGKYSIGILLTFVLLAAVMLYAFPVIRMATGIQHITASSFSLSRLGILSVLLIVFLYSFFIEKGPFLLKEEKKYSIGFYIKAVIGLYLVCTIGGAFINVLLQFLLQEKISNKLLQLTSIFKNNYFLIIFTCLTAGVVEEFLMRGYIQPRVEKIYSSPLLGVIVSALLFGILHSTYGTIGQVIVPFFIGAVFAMFYKKYSNIKILIICHFMFDLVSLMIMNSMDFKHLSVF from the coding sequence ATGAGGATTAACGGGAAATATTCTATAGGAATTTTACTCACTTTTGTACTTTTAGCTGCTGTAATGCTGTATGCTTTTCCTGTTATCAGAATGGCTACAGGTATACAACATATTACGGCAAGTAGTTTTTCTCTAAGCCGACTTGGCATATTGAGTGTTCTGCTCATCGTATTTTTATATTCTTTCTTTATTGAAAAAGGACCTTTTCTACTAAAGGAAGAAAAGAAATATTCCATTGGATTCTATATAAAGGCTGTTATTGGCTTATACTTGGTTTGTACAATTGGAGGTGCATTTATCAATGTATTGCTTCAATTCTTGTTACAGGAAAAAATCAGTAATAAGCTTCTTCAGCTTACCTCAATTTTTAAGAATAATTATTTTTTAATTATTTTTACATGCCTTACAGCAGGCGTTGTAGAAGAATTTCTGATGCGTGGATACATACAGCCCAGAGTCGAGAAAATATATAGCAGTCCTCTTTTGGGAGTTATTGTGTCTGCATTACTTTTTGGAATTCTTCACAGTACCTACGGTACAATAGGTCAGGTTATCGTGCCTTTCTTTATTGGAGCCGTTTTTGCTATGTTTTATAAAAAATATTCAAATATTAAAATTCTGATCATTTGCCACTTTATGTTTGATCTGGTATCCCTGATGATCATGAATTCTATGGATTTTAAACACTTATCTGTATTTTAA
- the prmC gene encoding peptide chain release factor N(5)-glutamine methyltransferase encodes MTISAYKKYFKAELSDLYTESESAFLSSLFIHKIVGFDNFQQRRFSEQELLIDDEKQLYNLVSELKTGKPYQQILGETEFYGMKFFVDENVLIPRPETEELLEITIREIQRLEVKAKGLKILDIGTGSGVIPLVLKKHFPNAEVSSIDFSEKALKTAQRNADYHQLKVQFIHGDYLNFKLAENYDIIISNPPYIGIEEEIEIADSVKEFEPKMALFSPTSDALIFYRKIAEDAKDHLNGGGLLFLEINQKLGPETLELYEYFSNAQLVKDLSENDRFICGKK; translated from the coding sequence ATGACAATTTCAGCATATAAAAAATATTTTAAAGCAGAACTTTCCGACCTTTATACTGAGTCGGAAAGCGCTTTTTTATCATCTTTGTTCATTCATAAAATTGTAGGTTTTGATAACTTTCAGCAAAGAAGGTTCTCTGAGCAGGAACTTTTAATAGATGATGAGAAACAACTTTATAATTTGGTTTCAGAATTAAAGACGGGAAAACCTTATCAGCAGATTTTGGGTGAAACTGAATTCTATGGAATGAAATTCTTTGTAGATGAAAATGTTCTTATTCCCCGCCCCGAAACTGAGGAACTGCTTGAAATAACAATTCGTGAGATTCAGAGGCTGGAAGTTAAAGCAAAAGGGTTAAAAATCCTTGATATTGGAACTGGCAGCGGTGTGATTCCTTTAGTTTTAAAGAAACATTTCCCAAACGCTGAAGTTTCTTCAATAGATTTTTCTGAAAAAGCCCTGAAAACAGCTCAACGAAATGCGGATTATCATCAATTGAAAGTTCAATTCATTCATGGGGATTACCTTAATTTTAAATTGGCTGAAAATTATGACATTATCATTTCAAATCCTCCCTACATAGGAATTGAGGAAGAAATTGAAATAGCCGATTCTGTGAAAGAATTTGAACCTAAAATGGCTCTCTTCTCTCCTACTTCTGATGCATTAATCTTTTACCGAAAAATTGCAGAAGACGCTAAGGATCATCTGAACGGTGGTGGACTTCTATTTTTAGAAATCAATCAAAAGCTTGGGCCTGAAACCCTTGAATTGTATGAGTATTTTTCCAATGCTCAATTAGTAAAGGATTTATCTGAAAATGACAGATTTATCTGCGGAAAGAAATAA
- a CDS encoding class I SAM-dependent methyltransferase: MNSENNYLEINRNSWNNRTESHLKSEFYDLKGFLNGNTSLNDIELNLLGDLQGKSVLHLQCHFGQDTISLGRLGAEVTGVDLSDKAIESARQLAHETQSNANFICCDIYDLPNHLDKQFDIVYTSYGTIGWLPDLDKWAKVVSQFLKPDGQFIFVEFHPVVWMFDDNFETVGYRYFNSGAIIETENGTYADRNAEITQSYVTWNHGLSEVMNSLIKNGLEINSLDEFDYSPYNCFNKTIEFEPKKYRIEHLDNKIPMVYSVTATKKK; the protein is encoded by the coding sequence ATGAATTCAGAGAATAATTACCTGGAAATCAATCGAAATTCCTGGAATAACAGAACAGAAAGCCACCTAAAGTCAGAATTTTATGACCTTAAAGGATTCTTAAACGGAAATACCTCATTAAATGACATCGAATTGAATCTTTTAGGAGACCTCCAAGGGAAATCTGTTTTGCATTTACAATGTCATTTCGGTCAAGATACAATTTCACTAGGCAGATTGGGCGCAGAAGTTACAGGCGTCGATTTATCAGACAAGGCCATTGAAAGTGCCAGACAACTTGCTCATGAAACCCAGTCCAATGCCAATTTTATCTGTTGTGATATTTATGATCTACCCAATCATTTGGACAAACAATTTGACATTGTTTATACCAGCTATGGAACCATTGGGTGGTTACCGGATCTGGATAAATGGGCAAAAGTTGTTTCACAATTCTTAAAACCGGACGGACAATTTATATTTGTGGAGTTCCATCCTGTTGTATGGATGTTTGATGACAATTTTGAAACAGTAGGTTATAGATACTTTAACTCGGGAGCCATTATTGAAACAGAAAATGGAACGTATGCTGATAGAAATGCAGAAATTACCCAATCATATGTCACATGGAATCATGGTCTAAGTGAAGTAATGAATAGCCTGATTAAAAACGGACTTGAAATCAACAGTCTAGATGAGTTTGACTACTCTCCTTACAACTGCTTCAATAAAACCATTGAGTTCGAGCCTAAAAAATATAGGATAGAACATTTGGATAATAAAATCCCTATGGTTTATTCAGTAACAGCGACAAAGAAAAAATAA
- a CDS encoding DUF4180 domain-containing protein, whose protein sequence is MIIKSHNINNIKVAEVISDEVIIQSVQDGLDLMGDIYYQGFDKVMIYEKDITPDFFDLKTKIAGEILQKFSNYRIGLAIIGDFSKYESKSMKDFIFESNKTGHINFVETLEDALENFLK, encoded by the coding sequence ATGATCATCAAATCACACAATATCAACAATATAAAAGTTGCGGAAGTAATTTCCGATGAAGTCATCATTCAATCCGTACAGGATGGGCTGGATCTAATGGGAGATATTTATTACCAAGGCTTTGACAAAGTAATGATCTACGAGAAAGATATCACCCCCGATTTCTTTGATTTAAAAACTAAAATAGCCGGGGAAATCCTGCAGAAGTTTTCCAATTACCGTATCGGATTAGCGATTATCGGTGATTTCAGCAAATATGAAAGCAAGAGCATGAAAGATTTTATTTTTGAAAGCAATAAAACAGGGCATATTAATTTTGTAGAAACATTGGAAGATGCCTTGGAAAACTTTCTAAAATAA
- a CDS encoding Ada metal-binding domain-containing protein, producing MIQPTQLSDTELRSKIRKLEICFGGNKRLKIYGLLHCTSGKRMKRENRILFISEKEALQNGYRPCGHCRREQYQSWKASKKGGPQ from the coding sequence ATGATACAGCCCACTCAATTATCGGACACTGAGCTAAGAAGTAAAATTCGAAAGCTGGAAATTTGTTTCGGAGGAAATAAGAGGCTGAAAATTTATGGCCTACTCCATTGTACTTCAGGCAAAAGGATGAAGCGGGAAAACAGGATTCTATTCATTAGTGAAAAAGAAGCCCTACAAAACGGCTATCGCCCCTGTGGACATTGCAGAAGAGAGCAATATCAAAGCTGGAAAGCCAGCAAAAAAGGTGGTCCCCAATAA
- the yaaA gene encoding peroxide stress protein YaaA, translating to MKIITSPAKLMNVENSTDLLKSTTPKFIEDAAFIHSYLKEKSPKYLSELMEISPKLADENWERNQKWKSKPTAKESAPAMFAFTGEVYRGLDAKTLDKNAVDYLQKNYRMLSGLYGLLKPSDKVMLYRLEMGRHFEFEQYKNLYEFWREKITEQLNSEMKKGEVLLHLASNEYGKVIDRKKLNHKVIDFDFYELKDGKLKTIVVYTKHARGLVVRFCAETNAKTLDDVKAFNYERYRINEEKSTDTKLVFTR from the coding sequence ATGAAAATTATAACATCTCCTGCAAAATTAATGAACGTAGAAAATTCAACGGATCTGTTGAAGTCCACTACCCCTAAATTCATTGAAGATGCAGCATTTATACATTCTTATTTAAAAGAAAAATCTCCAAAATATCTTTCCGAATTAATGGAAATATCGCCTAAACTGGCTGATGAAAACTGGGAAAGAAATCAAAAGTGGAAATCTAAACCTACCGCAAAGGAATCAGCACCGGCTATGTTTGCATTCACTGGCGAAGTCTATAGAGGATTAGACGCAAAAACACTTGACAAAAATGCTGTTGACTATTTACAGAAGAACTACAGAATGCTTTCCGGACTATACGGATTATTAAAACCATCTGATAAAGTAATGCTGTACCGACTGGAAATGGGTCGTCATTTTGAATTTGAGCAATACAAAAACCTGTATGAATTCTGGAGAGAAAAGATTACAGAACAGCTGAATTCTGAAATGAAAAAGGGCGAAGTTCTTCTTCATCTCGCCAGCAATGAGTATGGAAAAGTAATCGACAGAAAAAAATTAAACCATAAGGTAATTGACTTTGATTTTTATGAATTAAAGGACGGCAAGTTAAAAACTATTGTAGTTTATACGAAACATGCAAGAGGACTTGTTGTAAGATTCTGTGCTGAAACGAATGCAAAAACACTGGATGACGTAAAAGCTTTCAATTACGAAAGATACAGAATTAACGAAGAAAAGTCTACTGATACAAAACTGGTTTTCACAAGATAA
- a CDS encoding GNAT family N-acetyltransferase — translation MNYTIKKASLEDLNETAELFNLYRIFYRQESDLERGKAFLKERFLNSESDIFLAWVEGKAVGFVQLYKLFHYTKLQKQWLLSDLFVHPDYRGKGLSVALIDRSKLWCEETGACGLMLETEKTNDIGNALYPRCGFEYDGLHNYYHWWK, via the coding sequence ATGAATTACACAATTAAAAAAGCAAGCCTTGAGGATCTTAATGAAACGGCAGAACTATTCAACCTCTACAGAATATTTTATAGACAGGAATCAGATTTGGAAAGAGGAAAGGCTTTTCTTAAAGAAAGGTTTTTAAACAGCGAGTCTGATATTTTTCTGGCTTGGGTGGAAGGGAAAGCTGTAGGATTTGTACAACTTTACAAATTGTTCCATTATACTAAGCTGCAAAAACAATGGCTGTTGAGTGACTTATTTGTACATCCAGACTATAGAGGAAAAGGACTTTCTGTGGCCTTAATTGATCGTAGCAAACTGTGGTGTGAAGAAACAGGCGCATGCGGACTGATGCTGGAAACAGAAAAAACAAATGATATTGGAAATGCACTATACCCTCGCTGTGGATTTGAATATGATGGATTGCACAATTACTACCATTGGTGGAAATAG
- a CDS encoding TonB-dependent receptor → MKLYQRIFIFLIFALSISLIKGQEDDFSVQGVVQNHAKKGLNGVNIFVENTKIKAETDQNGNFKISYKKGEATLVFSLDGYKKLRKKMNFGSEGSPVSIQLVEDQAAVEEVIVHGKGKVKALQDGAFTVNAIDVAKLANTTADLNQVLNRTTGIKVRQQGGVGSDYNFSINGMSGKAVKFFIDGVPLEMLGKGVDMSTLPVNMADRVEIYKGVVPIHLSTDAMGGAVNIITPGSSKNYLDASISVGSFNTQRINLNGQFKDDKTGLILRINSFYNHSDNNYLMKDMKIWNGAKNEYELRNVKRFNDRYQSVFGMAEIGLENKSWADSFFVGMSQSVFDKQIQTGSNQEVVYGGVKQSGEAHNYFMKYKKTNLFNDRLDVNVYAGFSKSVQKATDTLMRKYSWDGTFELSATSEKGGRSIIMQHEDRLYSQVGATYRIVDHHKLIFNYVLDYIKNTTFNQLEEQKDDVFPAKMTKQILSMAYQQDFFNKHWTNVFFGKYYRVGLQKIVFDPVTRTDNPAKDEFSNWGYGFATTVKIMRGLGIKGSFERSYRLVEPQEIFGDGVAVTSNMNLKPETSNNVNVGFYYDHHWGQHAFRIEGAGYIRDTKDFIYTVPNLYNSTFKYENLSNIFTRGLEGEVSYQYKRLLNVLMNVSYNKAYDNTKFANNSEDVVSATYKKDVPNQPWLFGNLNVNIGKDDWLQKDSRVELYYGLQTTEWFYKNWKSYGNPGNIPFIPRQTLHNVGMSYSMKNGRYNLAFDVTNLSDALAYDNFRLQKQGRAFYVKFRYLFK, encoded by the coding sequence ATGAAATTATATCAGCGTATTTTTATCTTTCTCATTTTTGCTCTTTCAATTTCCCTCATCAAAGGACAGGAGGACGATTTTTCGGTTCAGGGAGTTGTACAGAATCACGCAAAAAAGGGCTTAAACGGAGTGAACATTTTTGTTGAAAACACAAAAATTAAAGCAGAAACCGATCAAAACGGAAATTTCAAAATAAGTTACAAGAAAGGAGAGGCTACATTGGTCTTCAGTCTGGATGGCTACAAAAAGCTCCGAAAGAAAATGAACTTCGGTAGCGAAGGATCTCCGGTAAGTATCCAGCTAGTTGAAGATCAGGCGGCTGTAGAAGAAGTTATTGTACACGGAAAAGGTAAGGTGAAAGCACTGCAAGACGGTGCTTTTACTGTTAATGCTATAGATGTTGCGAAACTAGCCAATACAACGGCCGATCTTAATCAGGTTTTAAACAGAACTACAGGGATTAAAGTTCGCCAACAGGGTGGTGTAGGTTCCGATTATAACTTTTCTATCAACGGAATGTCTGGTAAGGCCGTGAAATTCTTCATCGATGGCGTTCCTTTGGAAATGCTGGGGAAAGGGGTAGACATGAGTACCTTGCCTGTAAATATGGCTGATCGTGTAGAGATTTATAAGGGTGTTGTTCCTATTCATCTAAGTACTGATGCTATGGGTGGAGCAGTCAATATTATTACTCCCGGGAGCAGCAAAAATTACCTGGATGCCAGTATAAGTGTGGGATCTTTCAATACACAGCGTATTAATCTGAATGGACAGTTTAAAGATGATAAAACTGGGCTTATCCTACGCATCAACAGTTTTTATAACCATTCGGATAACAACTATCTGATGAAGGATATGAAAATTTGGAACGGTGCCAAAAACGAATATGAGCTAAGAAATGTAAAACGTTTTAACGACAGATATCAATCTGTTTTCGGGATGGCTGAAATTGGATTAGAAAACAAAAGCTGGGCAGATTCTTTTTTTGTAGGAATGTCACAATCAGTTTTCGACAAACAGATACAAACAGGCTCCAACCAGGAAGTAGTATATGGTGGGGTAAAACAAAGTGGAGAAGCACATAATTATTTTATGAAGTATAAAAAAACGAACCTCTTCAATGATCGTTTGGATGTAAATGTTTACGCCGGTTTCTCTAAAAGTGTTCAGAAAGCAACCGATACGCTTATGCGTAAATATAGCTGGGATGGTACTTTCGAGCTTTCTGCTACAAGTGAAAAAGGAGGTAGGAGTATAATAATGCAACATGAAGATCGTCTTTACTCACAGGTAGGAGCTACTTACAGAATCGTTGACCACCACAAGCTTATCTTCAACTATGTACTTGATTATATTAAGAACACGACATTCAATCAGCTTGAAGAGCAGAAAGATGATGTATTTCCGGCGAAGATGACGAAGCAGATCTTATCTATGGCTTATCAACAGGATTTTTTCAATAAGCACTGGACTAACGTTTTCTTTGGTAAATATTATCGTGTAGGACTTCAAAAAATAGTGTTCGATCCGGTGACCAGAACTGATAATCCGGCAAAGGATGAGTTTAGTAACTGGGGGTATGGTTTTGCTACTACGGTAAAAATTATGAGAGGACTGGGGATAAAAGGATCATTTGAACGTTCCTATCGTTTGGTGGAGCCGCAGGAAATCTTCGGGGATGGTGTTGCTGTAACCAGTAATATGAACTTGAAGCCTGAAACCAGTAATAATGTAAACGTAGGCTTTTACTATGATCATCATTGGGGGCAGCATGCTTTCCGTATCGAGGGTGCGGGATACATTCGTGATACAAAGGATTTTATCTATACCGTTCCTAATTTGTACAACAGTACTTTCAAATATGAAAATCTTTCCAATATTTTTACCCGCGGACTGGAGGGAGAGGTGAGTTACCAGTACAAAAGACTCCTTAATGTGCTAATGAATGTGAGCTACAACAAAGCGTATGACAATACGAAATTTGCTAACAACAGTGAAGATGTAGTTTCAGCAACTTACAAGAAAGATGTTCCCAACCAACCCTGGTTATTTGGGAATTTGAATGTAAACATTGGTAAAGATGACTGGTTACAAAAAGACAGCCGTGTAGAACTTTACTACGGACTACAAACGACTGAATGGTTCTACAAAAACTGGAAATCCTATGGAAATCCAGGAAATATTCCATTTATTCCAAGACAAACTCTGCACAATGTTGGTATGAGTTATTCCATGAAGAATGGGAGATATAATCTGGCGTTCGATGTAACCAACCTTAGTGATGCACTGGCATATGACAACTTCAGGCTTCAGAAGCAGGGACGTGCCTTCTATGTAAAATTCAGATACCTATTTAAGTAA
- a CDS encoding lectin-like domain-containing protein, translating into MIKSNLIIQHKRFLFIFLLFIFSQHISAQNEQGTGYPYFVSFTQGLQPQEAYKVSTSGVQNDATFTTDGLRLTRNVNNTSGGVILADKIFKSNQGIKFEFEYAIYGGDSNGGDGISIFLVDGSIPKDQLNLGYFGGGLGYTFVLRNSNQGGNLEGLRGAYLGIGLDEFGNFKTRFRQGDRTRNGLSDVSIANWRSNVTLRGKRGNQYLSSSEPAGYNGYPLLYSTATNTAPSSSNRSVYLDVQTGKHVAAQNPNFNQFIMESGGTTIPKDDNDARYRKAFVTLVPNPSGGYNVTLEIQHGNVKEKIIDNYYYPTSLKYTENATQTNQVRTLDTSPPATFRIGFAASTGDAKNIHLLKNLGVSKPYAAEVTDDLFAGCPKIKSMYAPLLNDAAYSSINGQNPPTASYDNIDFKSFRFLDINGSVIPNIVNNVYTNSEGTWTYYPSTGKVSFRPANGFTGIAKIRYDIKGGGRNGTESPYNNEDYRSMPALIQVNISNSNNCSKPCVISNKNVTQKIDYPR; encoded by the coding sequence ATGATAAAGAGCAACCTAATTATACAACATAAAAGATTTTTGTTTATTTTTTTACTGTTTATTTTTTCTCAACATATTTCAGCACAAAATGAACAAGGGACAGGTTATCCGTATTTTGTAAGCTTCACACAAGGATTACAGCCGCAAGAGGCGTATAAAGTATCCACAAGTGGGGTTCAGAATGATGCAACCTTTACTACCGATGGATTACGATTAACCCGAAATGTTAACAACACTTCCGGAGGAGTGATATTGGCTGATAAAATATTTAAAAGCAACCAAGGAATTAAGTTTGAATTTGAATATGCAATTTATGGTGGAGACTCCAATGGTGGAGATGGTATATCTATATTTTTAGTAGATGGATCAATTCCTAAAGATCAACTTAACCTTGGATACTTTGGAGGAGGACTAGGCTATACTTTTGTTCTGAGAAACTCAAACCAAGGAGGAAATCTTGAGGGATTAAGAGGCGCCTATCTAGGAATAGGGCTGGATGAATTTGGAAATTTTAAAACCAGATTCCGCCAGGGAGACAGGACTAGAAATGGACTTTCTGATGTATCAATTGCGAATTGGCGAAGTAATGTAACTTTAAGAGGAAAGCGTGGCAATCAGTACCTGTCATCTTCTGAGCCTGCAGGATACAATGGTTATCCATTACTTTACAGTACGGCAACCAATACAGCGCCCTCAAGTAGTAATCGTTCGGTATATCTGGATGTTCAAACAGGGAAACATGTTGCTGCTCAAAATCCAAACTTTAATCAATTTATCATGGAGAGTGGTGGAACTACAATTCCTAAAGATGACAACGATGCCAGATACCGTAAAGCATTTGTAACACTAGTTCCTAATCCATCGGGAGGTTATAATGTAACCTTAGAAATACAACATGGAAATGTTAAGGAAAAGATTATTGATAATTATTATTATCCCACATCTTTAAAATATACGGAAAATGCAACACAAACTAATCAGGTAAGAACGTTGGATACTTCTCCTCCTGCAACTTTTAGAATTGGTTTTGCTGCGTCAACCGGGGATGCTAAAAACATACATTTATTAAAAAATCTAGGAGTCAGCAAGCCTTATGCCGCTGAAGTAACGGATGATTTATTTGCAGGATGTCCAAAAATAAAATCGATGTACGCTCCTTTACTTAATGATGCTGCTTATTCTTCCATCAATGGTCAAAACCCGCCAACTGCTTCTTATGATAATATTGATTTTAAATCATTCCGATTTTTGGATATCAATGGAAGTGTGATTCCCAATATAGTAAACAATGTTTACACCAACAGTGAGGGAACATGGACATATTACCCATCTACAGGGAAAGTTTCTTTCAGACCTGCTAATGGATTTACAGGAATCGCTAAAATAAGATACGATATCAAAGGGGGTGGTAGAAATGGAACTGAAAGTCCTTATAACAATGAAGATTACAGGTCAATGCCTGCATTGATACAAGTAAATATCTCAAACTCCAATAATTGCAGCAAGCCTTGTGTTATTTCTAATAAAAATGTAACGCAAAAGATAGATTATCCTCGTTAA
- a CDS encoding 2OG-Fe(II) oxygenase codes for MTDIIQKIENTDWQHITEAMHQSGYAIIPQLLSNNQCDELISTYSKADLYRKTVVMARHRFGLGEYKYFNYPLPELIQAIRTQIYPHLAPIANSWFKALNIDTHFPLEHKTFLQECHSQVQQKATVLILKYEEGGFNTLHQDLYGDYYFPIQIVLMLSEPDEDFTGGEFVLTQHVPRAQSKAIVLKPKKGDVLIFTTNFKPEKGTKGYYRVNMKHGVSEVKTGKRYALGIIFHDAIS; via the coding sequence ATGACAGATATAATCCAGAAAATTGAAAACACAGACTGGCAGCACATCACAGAGGCAATGCATCAAAGTGGGTACGCCATCATTCCCCAATTGCTATCAAATAACCAATGCGACGAATTAATTTCCACTTACAGCAAGGCAGATCTCTACCGTAAAACTGTTGTGATGGCACGACATCGTTTTGGCCTGGGCGAATACAAATACTTCAATTACCCTTTACCAGAGTTAATTCAAGCAATACGTACCCAGATCTACCCCCATCTGGCTCCTATTGCCAACTCATGGTTTAAAGCTTTAAATATAGATACTCATTTCCCTTTGGAACACAAGACGTTTCTGCAAGAATGTCATTCTCAAGTCCAACAAAAGGCCACTGTTTTAATCTTAAAATATGAAGAGGGAGGTTTCAATACTTTGCATCAGGATCTATATGGAGATTATTATTTTCCTATTCAAATCGTATTAATGCTCAGTGAGCCGGATGAAGATTTTACAGGAGGAGAATTTGTACTTACTCAGCATGTTCCCAGAGCGCAGTCTAAAGCTATTGTTTTAAAACCTAAAAAAGGAGATGTTCTTATTTTCACAACCAATTTTAAACCTGAAAAAGGAACCAAAGGATATTATAGAGTCAATATGAAGCACGGCGTAAGTGAAGTAAAAACAGGAAAACGCTATGCATTGGGAATTATTTTCCATGACGCGATCAGTTGA
- a CDS encoding L-threonylcarbamoyladenylate synthase, with translation MAKILKIYPDNPQENLVNEVIKTLNNGGLIIYPSDTIYALGCNIFDIKAMEKLAQMKKLKLEKSKFSIICNDLSHLSDFTRPIDTSVFRFLKSHLPGPFTFILEANKSLPLAYKGHKTIGIRVPDHPIPQLIVEKLGHPIASTSIHDDDEIIEYSTDPELIAEKYDHLVDIVIDSGYGDNVASTIVDLTSGEPEIIRQGKGII, from the coding sequence ATGGCAAAGATACTGAAAATTTACCCAGACAACCCTCAGGAAAATCTTGTGAATGAGGTTATTAAAACATTAAATAACGGCGGACTGATTATCTATCCTTCAGATACAATTTATGCCCTAGGCTGTAATATTTTTGATATAAAAGCCATGGAAAAACTGGCCCAAATGAAAAAATTAAAGCTGGAGAAGTCTAAATTCTCTATAATCTGTAATGATTTGAGCCATCTTTCCGACTTTACAAGACCTATTGATACATCTGTTTTCAGATTTCTGAAAAGTCATCTTCCTGGTCCGTTTACTTTTATTCTTGAGGCCAACAAAAGTTTGCCATTGGCTTATAAAGGACACAAAACAATTGGTATTCGTGTTCCGGACCACCCCATTCCACAACTTATCGTTGAAAAATTAGGCCATCCTATTGCATCAACCTCTATTCACGATGATGATGAAATTATTGAATACTCTACAGATCCTGAGCTTATCGCAGAGAAATATGACCATTTGGTAGATATTGTCATTGATTCTGGTTATGGTGATAATGTAGCTTCTACTATTGTGGATCTTACTTCAGGAGAACCGGAGATCATCCGTCAGGGAAAAGGAATTATTTAG